The following coding sequences are from one Megamonas funiformis window:
- a CDS encoding NAD(P)/FAD-dependent oxidoreductase produces the protein MIRIKNFNVPFNDQSPINDLVAKRLKLPPQHIDEVVIVRKGIDARRYKGAPIYFVYILDVKVNIAENKVLARLKKDKNVEIVITKKADKINCQKSKTSRPIVIGFGPAGMFSALVLAKNGYRPLIFERGSDVDTRHQDIEKFWQGGQLKENSNVQFGEGGAGTFSDGKLTTRINDNKITDVLEAFVEAGAPPEIKYLHKPHIGTDILRIIVKNIREKIKALGGEIFFNSQVTDFIIKDDKICGVEINHKEKFTASDVFLGIGHSARDTYELLYSKGISMEAKPFAIGVRIEHPQDLIDKAQYGEDYKSELLPVADYSLTYNNRQKGRSVYSFCMCPGGQVVAAASELGRVVVNGMSNYKRNSGIANSALLVNVTPDDFGHNVLDGIAFQRHYEEMAYICGGRNYHAPVQTVGDFLKDKVSDDNFLVEPTYKPGVKICNLRECLPDFTTQMLAEALPNFDKKIPGFAGEHVVMTGVEMRSSAPCRIIRNRQTYMSENIKGLYPIGEGAGYAGGIMSAAVDGVNAAYAYIENIIE, from the coding sequence ATGATAAGAATTAAAAATTTTAATGTACCATTTAATGACCAATCTCCGATAAATGATTTAGTTGCAAAACGATTAAAGTTACCACCTCAACATATTGATGAGGTGGTAATTGTTCGTAAGGGGATTGATGCTAGAAGGTATAAGGGAGCTCCTATTTATTTTGTGTATATATTAGATGTGAAAGTTAATATTGCAGAAAATAAAGTTTTAGCTAGATTAAAAAAAGACAAGAATGTAGAAATTGTAATTACAAAAAAAGCAGATAAAATTAATTGTCAAAAAAGTAAAACATCTAGACCGATAGTAATTGGTTTTGGCCCTGCGGGAATGTTTTCGGCGTTAGTTTTAGCTAAAAATGGATATCGACCACTTATTTTTGAACGTGGAAGTGATGTGGATACTAGACATCAAGATATTGAAAAATTTTGGCAAGGTGGACAATTAAAAGAAAATTCCAATGTACAATTTGGCGAAGGTGGAGCAGGAACTTTTTCTGATGGCAAATTAACAACTCGTATCAATGATAATAAGATTACAGATGTGTTAGAAGCTTTTGTAGAAGCTGGAGCACCACCAGAAATAAAATATTTGCATAAACCACATATCGGTACAGATATTTTGCGCATTATTGTAAAAAATATTCGTGAAAAAATAAAAGCTTTAGGCGGAGAAATTTTCTTTAATTCACAAGTTACAGATTTTATAATAAAAGATGATAAAATCTGTGGAGTTGAAATCAACCATAAAGAAAAATTCACAGCAAGTGATGTATTTTTAGGTATTGGTCATAGTGCAAGAGATACGTATGAATTGTTATATTCTAAGGGAATATCCATGGAAGCGAAACCTTTTGCAATTGGTGTCCGTATAGAACATCCGCAAGATTTAATTGATAAAGCTCAATATGGTGAAGATTATAAAAGTGAATTATTGCCAGTAGCAGATTATTCATTGACTTATAATAATCGCCAAAAAGGTAGAAGTGTATATTCTTTTTGTATGTGCCCAGGTGGTCAAGTAGTAGCTGCCGCTTCAGAGTTAGGCAGAGTCGTTGTAAATGGTATGAGTAATTATAAACGTAATTCTGGTATTGCAAATAGTGCTCTGCTCGTCAATGTAACGCCAGATGATTTTGGTCATAATGTCTTAGATGGCATTGCTTTTCAACGTCATTATGAAGAAATGGCATATATTTGTGGCGGTAGAAATTATCATGCACCAGTGCAAACGGTTGGCGATTTCTTAAAAGATAAAGTAAGTGATGATAATTTTTTAGTAGAACCAACGTATAAACCGGGAGTAAAGATTTGCAATTTACGCGAATGTTTACCAGATTTTACAACGCAGATGTTGGCTGAAGCATTACCTAATTTTGATAAGAAAATTCCAGGTTTTGCAGGTGAACATGTGGTGATGACTGGGGTAGAAATGCGTTCTTCTGCACCATGTAGAATTATCCGCAACAGACAAACATATATGTCTGAAAATATAAAAGGGTTATATCCTATAGGCGAAGGTGCTGGATACGCTGGCGGTATAATGAGTGCTGCCGTTGATGGCGTAAATGCAGCTTATGCTTATATAGAAAATATTATAGAATAA
- the glmM gene encoding phosphoglucosamine mutase: MARMFGTDGVRGKANVELTPELAYNLGRAAAIYFTKKDGEACTIYIGRDTRLSGPMYEAALSAGICSAGGNVVLTGVMPTPAVAYLARKHKADAGIVISASHNPFHDNGIKFFGGDGYKLPDAVEDEIEALVHEIENNDNLYRPTDDKIGNVVYRHDLLDEYVSFVTKTTDIELEGMKIVLDCANGAAYEAMPKILRRLGADVIVIHDKPNGININDNCGSTHLESLMEAVKEHKADIGIAHDGDADRCLCIDENGEFIDGDHMIAACAIYMMGKGKLKDNTVVTTVMANIGFHKAIKENGGRTEITAVGDRYVLENMLANGYNLGGEQSGHIIFTDFSTTGDGPVTALQVLSYLKRTRHKASAITKIMTSYPQLLVNVKVATKDGWEDNEAIKASIEEGKQQLGENGRILVRPSGTEPLIRVMAEGPDQKELEEICYKIADVVKAQQG; the protein is encoded by the coding sequence ATGGCTAGAATGTTTGGAACTGACGGTGTTAGAGGTAAGGCAAATGTTGAATTAACACCAGAATTAGCTTATAACTTAGGACGTGCTGCTGCCATTTATTTTACAAAGAAAGATGGCGAAGCTTGCACAATCTATATTGGTAGAGATACTCGCTTATCTGGTCCAATGTATGAAGCAGCTTTATCTGCAGGGATTTGTTCTGCTGGTGGTAATGTAGTGTTAACAGGTGTAATGCCAACTCCAGCTGTAGCTTATTTAGCTCGCAAACATAAAGCTGATGCAGGTATTGTAATTTCTGCTTCTCACAATCCATTCCATGATAATGGTATTAAATTCTTTGGTGGCGATGGTTATAAATTACCAGATGCTGTAGAAGATGAAATCGAAGCATTAGTACATGAAATTGAAAATAATGATAATTTATATCGTCCAACAGATGACAAAATTGGTAATGTAGTTTATCGTCATGATTTATTGGATGAATATGTATCTTTTGTAACTAAAACTACTGATATCGAATTAGAAGGTATGAAAATTGTTTTAGACTGCGCAAATGGTGCAGCTTATGAAGCTATGCCAAAAATTTTACGTCGTTTAGGTGCAGATGTAATCGTAATTCACGATAAACCAAACGGTATCAATATCAACGACAATTGCGGTTCAACACATTTAGAATCTTTGATGGAAGCTGTAAAAGAACATAAAGCAGATATTGGTATTGCTCATGATGGTGATGCTGATAGATGTTTATGTATTGATGAAAATGGTGAATTCATCGATGGCGACCATATGATTGCAGCTTGTGCTATTTATATGATGGGCAAAGGCAAATTAAAAGATAATACTGTAGTTACTACAGTTATGGCAAATATCGGTTTCCATAAAGCTATTAAAGAAAATGGCGGACGTACAGAAATCACAGCTGTAGGCGATAGATATGTATTAGAAAATATGCTTGCTAATGGCTATAACTTAGGCGGAGAACAATCTGGTCATATTATCTTCACAGATTTTTCTACTACTGGTGATGGCCCTGTTACAGCACTTCAAGTATTATCTTATTTAAAACGTACAAGACATAAAGCTTCTGCAATTACAAAAATCATGACAAGTTATCCACAGCTTTTAGTAAATGTAAAAGTAGCTACTAAAGATGGTTGGGAAGATAATGAAGCTATAAAAGCTTCTATTGAAGAAGGCAAACAACAATTAGGTGAAAATGGTCGTATTTTAGTACGTCCATCTGGTACAGAACCTTTAATTCGTGTAATGGCTGAAGGCCCTGACCAAAAAGAATTGGAAGAAATCTGCTATAAAATTGCTGATGTAGTAAAAGCTCAGCAAGGATAA
- the glmS gene encoding glutamine--fructose-6-phosphate transaminase (isomerizing), whose amino-acid sequence MCGIVGYVGEKQAANFLIDGLTKLEYRGYDSAGIAVFDGEKINVAKSVGRLAALKEKIKNNTPEGVMGIGHTRWATHGRPSDVNSHPHTDCSGKFAIVHNGIIENFMSLKEELIAKGHKFVSETDTEVVAHLIEDVYEGDFVEAVNKVLNRIEGSYSLAFMCQDYPDTLICTKKDNPLVIGLGEGENFIASDIPAIIAYTRRTYIMNDGEIAVVKKDSIWVTDRKGNPITKKVFEVNWNAEAAEKGGYEHFMLKEIHEQPKAVRDTISPRINKENTQVVLDELKWTKEYVENFNKIYIVACGTAYHAGLVGKYYIEKLARIPVEIDIASEFRYRDPIIDEHTLTIVISQSGETSDTLAALKESKRLGAKTLAITNVVGSSIAREADQVMYTWAGPEIAVASTKAYTTQLVTMFLFAMYVSGLKGTITTERTHELLTQLRLLPDEINRTLEDVEPIKTFAKNYAFNNDVFYIGRSLDYNVALEGSLKLKEISYIHAEAYAAGELKHGTLALIESGVPVIALATQKSVYEKTLSNIKEVKARDAVMIGIAAEDDNELEKYVDHVIKVPATDELLIPLLTVVPLQLLAYYAAITRGCDVDKPRNLAKSVTVE is encoded by the coding sequence ATGTGCGGTATTGTAGGTTATGTTGGTGAAAAACAGGCAGCTAATTTTTTAATTGATGGATTAACAAAATTAGAATATAGAGGATATGACTCTGCTGGTATTGCTGTTTTTGATGGTGAAAAAATTAATGTGGCAAAATCTGTTGGTCGCTTAGCTGCATTAAAAGAAAAAATCAAAAATAATACTCCTGAAGGTGTAATGGGTATTGGTCATACTAGATGGGCAACTCATGGACGTCCATCTGATGTGAATTCTCATCCACATACAGATTGTTCTGGTAAATTTGCTATTGTACACAATGGTATTATCGAAAACTTTATGTCTTTAAAAGAAGAATTAATAGCTAAAGGACATAAATTTGTTTCTGAAACAGATACTGAAGTTGTAGCTCATTTAATCGAAGATGTTTATGAAGGCGATTTTGTAGAAGCTGTAAATAAAGTATTGAATAGAATTGAAGGTTCTTATTCTCTTGCTTTCATGTGCCAAGATTATCCAGATACACTTATTTGTACTAAAAAAGATAATCCACTAGTAATCGGTTTAGGTGAAGGTGAAAACTTTATAGCTTCTGATATCCCTGCTATTATTGCTTATACTCGTCGTACTTATATCATGAATGATGGCGAAATTGCAGTAGTTAAAAAAGATAGCATTTGGGTAACAGATAGAAAAGGCAATCCTATCACTAAAAAAGTATTTGAAGTAAATTGGAATGCTGAAGCTGCTGAAAAAGGCGGATATGAACATTTCATGTTAAAAGAAATTCATGAACAGCCAAAAGCAGTAAGAGATACAATTTCTCCACGTATCAATAAAGAAAATACACAAGTTGTTTTAGATGAATTAAAATGGACTAAAGAATATGTAGAAAACTTTAATAAAATCTATATTGTAGCTTGTGGTACAGCTTATCATGCTGGTCTTGTAGGTAAATATTACATTGAAAAATTAGCTCGTATACCAGTAGAAATTGATATTGCTTCTGAATTTAGATATCGTGATCCAATCATTGATGAACACACACTTACAATTGTTATCAGTCAGTCTGGTGAAACAAGTGATACACTTGCAGCACTTAAAGAATCCAAACGCCTTGGTGCAAAAACTTTAGCTATTACAAACGTAGTAGGTTCTTCTATAGCTCGTGAAGCTGATCAGGTAATGTACACATGGGCTGGTCCAGAAATCGCTGTAGCTTCTACAAAAGCATATACAACTCAGCTTGTAACAATGTTCTTATTTGCTATGTATGTTTCTGGCTTAAAAGGCACTATTACAACTGAAAGAACTCACGAACTTTTAACACAGCTTCGTTTACTTCCAGATGAAATAAATCGTACTTTAGAAGATGTAGAACCAATCAAAACTTTTGCTAAAAATTATGCATTTAACAATGATGTATTCTATATTGGTCGTTCTTTAGACTATAATGTAGCACTTGAAGGTTCTTTAAAATTAAAAGAAATTTCCTATATTCATGCTGAAGCATATGCAGCTGGTGAATTAAAACATGGAACACTTGCATTGATTGAATCTGGTGTGCCTGTTATTGCTCTTGCAACTCAAAAAAGTGTATATGAAAAAACTTTAAGCAATATTAAAGAAGTAAAAGCTCGTGATGCAGTTATGATTGGTATTGCAGCTGAAGATGATAATGAACTTGAAAAATATGTAGACCATGTAATTAAAGTTCCAGCTACAGATGAATTATTAATTCCACTTTTAACTGTAGTACCTTTACAATTACTTGCTTATTATGCAGCAATTACTCGTGGTTGTGATGTAGATAAACCTCGTAATCTTGCTAAATCTGTAACAGTAGAATAA
- a CDS encoding IMP dehydrogenase: MAYYFKEASHTFGEYLLVPGYSSEKCIPANVSLETPLVKFRKGEEPKIKLNVPMTSAIMQAVSNDTMAIALAKEGGISFIYGSQSIEDQAAMVSRVKNYKSGFVSSDSNIMPSTTLGEVLALKAKTGHSTMAVTEDGTPTGKLVGIVTSRDYRVSRMSMDTKVETFMTPFNKLIYADADTTTLSMANDLIWQHKLNMLPLVDKNQRLRYMVFRKDYTDNKEHALELTDNNKRYLVGAGINTRDYAERVPALLKAGADVLCIDSSEGFSEWQRITLKYIHENFGEDVKVGAGNVVDREGFRFLAEAGADFVKVGIGGGSICITRETKGIGRGQATALIDVVEARDEYYKETGIYIPVCSDGGIVHDYHMTLALAMGADFLMLGRYFSRFDESPTNKVRINGTYLKEYWGEGSNRARNWQRYDLGGDKKLSFEEGVDSYVPYAGPLHDNVMLTLSKMRSTMCNCGALNIKEFQDKAKLTLVSATSIVEGGSHDVILKDKFRGND; encoded by the coding sequence GTGGCATATTATTTTAAAGAAGCATCTCATACTTTTGGGGAATATTTATTAGTTCCAGGTTATTCTTCTGAAAAATGCATTCCTGCAAATGTTTCTCTTGAAACTCCACTTGTAAAATTCAGAAAAGGTGAAGAACCAAAAATAAAGCTTAATGTTCCAATGACTTCCGCTATCATGCAGGCTGTATCTAATGATACAATGGCTATTGCACTTGCAAAAGAAGGCGGTATTTCCTTTATTTACGGTTCTCAAAGCATTGAAGACCAAGCCGCAATGGTTAGTCGTGTAAAAAATTATAAATCTGGTTTTGTAAGTAGTGATTCTAATATTATGCCTTCTACTACTTTAGGCGAAGTATTAGCATTAAAAGCTAAAACTGGACATTCTACAATGGCTGTTACTGAAGATGGTACACCAACAGGAAAATTAGTAGGTATTGTTACTAGCCGTGATTATCGTGTTAGTCGTATGAGCATGGATACAAAAGTTGAAACTTTCATGACTCCATTTAACAAATTAATCTATGCTGATGCAGATACTACTACATTGTCTATGGCAAATGACCTCATTTGGCAACATAAATTAAATATGTTACCTCTTGTTGATAAAAATCAACGTTTACGCTACATGGTATTTAGAAAAGATTATACAGATAACAAAGAACATGCATTAGAACTTACAGATAACAATAAACGTTATTTAGTAGGTGCTGGTATCAACACTCGTGATTATGCAGAACGCGTTCCTGCACTTTTAAAAGCTGGTGCTGATGTACTTTGTATCGACTCTTCTGAAGGTTTTTCTGAATGGCAAAGAATAACATTAAAATATATTCATGAAAACTTCGGCGAAGATGTAAAAGTTGGTGCTGGTAACGTAGTAGATAGAGAGGGTTTCCGTTTCTTAGCTGAAGCAGGTGCTGACTTCGTAAAAGTTGGTATCGGTGGTGGTTCTATCTGTATCACTCGTGAAACAAAAGGTATTGGTCGTGGACAGGCTACAGCTTTAATTGATGTAGTTGAAGCTCGTGATGAATATTATAAAGAAACAGGTATTTATATTCCTGTATGTTCTGATGGTGGTATTGTACATGACTATCATATGACTCTTGCATTAGCTATGGGTGCAGATTTCCTCATGCTCGGACGTTATTTCTCCCGCTTTGATGAAAGCCCAACAAATAAAGTTCGTATCAATGGTACTTACTTAAAAGAATATTGGGGCGAAGGTTCTAATCGTGCTCGTAACTGGCAACGTTATGACCTCGGTGGAGATAAAAAATTATCCTTCGAAGAAGGTGTTGATTCCTACGTTCCATATGCAGGACCATTACATGATAACGTTATGTTAACTCTTAGCAAAATGCGTTCTACAATGTGCAACTGTGGTGCATTAAACATCAAAGAATTCCAAGACAAAGCAAAACTCACATTAGTTTCTGCAACAAGTATCGTAGAAGGCGGTTCACATGACGTTATTCTTAAAGATAAATTCAGAGGTAATGACTGA
- a CDS encoding ABC transporter ATP-binding protein, whose amino-acid sequence MQEILKVINLTKNYLKNDHDFKALDDINFTLKKGDSLAIVGESGCGKSTLANILIRLETPTTGEVLFKDKNIHQYSRQELKQFYRQVQMVFQLPQESFNPRQRLGDSIIEPLLNIGTNKAQAKQILDDLLTKVALPLEIKNKYPHQISGGQCQRCAIARAISIKPQVLICDEITSALDTITQMEILNLLLKLRQELDLSIIFISHDLALVQKLCNKILIMYQGKIIERGLTSEVLKNPQEEYTKELINICS is encoded by the coding sequence ATGCAAGAAATTTTAAAAGTCATTAATTTGACTAAAAACTATCTAAAAAATGACCATGACTTTAAAGCTTTAGATGATATAAACTTCACCTTGAAAAAAGGTGATAGCCTTGCCATTGTCGGCGAAAGTGGCTGTGGCAAATCTACATTAGCCAATATTTTAATAAGACTTGAAACGCCAACTACAGGAGAAGTATTATTTAAAGATAAAAATATCCATCAATATTCTAGACAAGAATTGAAACAATTTTATCGCCAAGTACAAATGGTCTTTCAATTACCTCAAGAATCATTTAATCCACGTCAACGTCTAGGCGATAGTATTATTGAGCCACTCCTCAATATTGGTACAAACAAAGCTCAAGCAAAACAAATTTTAGATGATTTATTAACTAAAGTAGCTTTACCCTTGGAGATAAAAAATAAATATCCTCATCAAATAAGTGGTGGTCAATGTCAGCGTTGTGCTATAGCTAGGGCTATTTCTATTAAACCTCAAGTTTTAATCTGTGATGAAATAACATCTGCCTTAGATACGATAACGCAAATGGAAATCTTGAATTTACTATTAAAACTTCGCCAAGAACTAGATTTAAGCATTATTTTTATCTCTCATGATTTAGCTTTAGTCCAAAAATTATGTAATAAAATATTGATTATGTATCAAGGAAAAATCATTGAACGAGGATTAACCTCAGAAGTTCTAAAAAATCCCCAAGAAGAATACACAAAAGAATTAATTAATATTTGTAGTTAA
- a CDS encoding ABC transporter ATP-binding protein, with protein MSLLTIQDLTISHNKQNILNNINLKLNTAEIIGIAGGSGSGKSTLLNSILHLLPQDFNIQGEIHWQDKNLYDLKTKQLTHIYGKEIAFISQNPQTFFCPVRTIKSQFIETISAHQKITADEIISQTLDIFTKIGLNDGKNILNAYPFMLSGGMNQRINIALTMMLKPQLLIADEPTSALDVMSQAKVLQELLLMKQKLNTSILFVSHNLKVLAKIADKIIIMHQGKIIEQNPTKILLANPQEGYTKKLLQAVITLKK; from the coding sequence ATGTCCTTATTAACTATTCAAGATTTAACTATTTCCCATAATAAACAAAATATCTTAAATAACATCAATCTAAAATTAAATACTGCTGAAATAATTGGAATTGCTGGCGGTTCTGGCTCTGGAAAAAGTACTTTATTAAACAGCATTTTACATCTATTGCCCCAAGATTTTAATATTCAAGGTGAAATCCATTGGCAAGATAAAAATTTATATGACTTAAAAACAAAACAATTAACTCATATCTATGGTAAAGAAATCGCCTTTATTTCACAAAATCCGCAAACGTTTTTTTGCCCTGTCCGCACTATTAAAAGTCAATTCATTGAAACCATATCTGCACATCAAAAAATCACAGCTGATGAAATCATCTCTCAAACATTAGATATTTTTACCAAAATAGGTTTAAATGACGGCAAAAATATTTTAAATGCCTATCCCTTTATGTTATCTGGTGGCATGAACCAACGCATTAATATCGCCCTTACAATGATGTTAAAACCTCAGTTATTAATTGCTGATGAGCCTACTTCTGCTTTAGATGTCATGTCCCAAGCTAAAGTTTTGCAAGAATTATTATTGATGAAACAAAAATTAAATACGAGCATTTTATTCGTATCTCACAATTTAAAAGTTTTAGCTAAAATAGCAGATAAAATCATCATCATGCACCAAGGCAAAATAATTGAACAAAATCCCACAAAAATTCTTTTAGCCAATCCTCAAGAAGGTTACACTAAAAAATTATTACAAGCCGTTATCACACTAAAAAAATAA
- a CDS encoding ABC transporter substrate-binding protein: MSFSKVLALCLFLISFYLTGCTSDNTTSSTEKVFHFGTTAYGIEMGNTGLNPHHDYSGWSAVRYGVGETLFKFNDKMQLEPWLAKSYEQLDDYTVKITLKDNIKFSSGRALDGQAVKECLEDLIKNHDRAPFDLKIASITADGQDIIIKSQEKVPALLNYLSDPYGAIIDMQYGITADNNVAGTGPFVATKVSDKQIELVKNPNYWNGNVAMDKVIITEVIDGDTLTMALQTGEFDAVQGLPYANLDLFQNNPDYHVSSIATSRCFFAQINYNNPILQDYNIRKAIAMSLDKQGFTHNLLQDNGSIAIGAFPDNFTFGGDKLQTVNYNPIEAKELLAQAGWVDNDGDGYVDKNGQKLILRWLTYPGRQELPLLAEIAQANLKTIGIDLKINNTINQQEFLASGNWDIYASAFVTAPTGDPEYFFTTHCLQNSAKNRGKYYNDKLEILAQKLHNEFDSQKRADLAVQMQQILLNDYGFIFASHLKMSFVSKSKVINFVAHPSDYYEITADLDFK, encoded by the coding sequence ATGTCTTTTTCTAAAGTCCTAGCATTATGTTTATTTTTAATAAGTTTTTATTTAACAGGTTGTACTTCCGATAACACTACTTCTTCCACAGAAAAAGTATTTCATTTTGGCACTACTGCCTATGGTATTGAAATGGGCAATACTGGTCTAAATCCACACCATGATTATTCCGGCTGGTCAGCAGTCCGCTATGGTGTTGGCGAGACCTTATTTAAATTTAATGATAAAATGCAACTTGAACCATGGCTGGCTAAAAGCTATGAACAATTAGATGATTATACTGTAAAAATCACTTTAAAAGATAATATTAAATTTTCTAGTGGTAGAGCCTTAGATGGTCAAGCTGTCAAAGAATGTCTAGAAGATTTAATCAAAAATCATGACAGAGCTCCTTTTGATTTAAAAATTGCTTCAATCACAGCTGATGGTCAAGATATCATCATTAAATCACAAGAAAAAGTACCTGCTCTTTTAAATTATCTCAGCGATCCTTATGGTGCCATTATCGATATGCAATATGGCATTACTGCTGATAATAATGTAGCTGGCACTGGCCCCTTTGTCGCTACTAAAGTATCAGATAAACAAATTGAACTTGTAAAAAATCCTAATTACTGGAACGGCAATGTAGCCATGGATAAAGTAATTATAACTGAAGTAATAGATGGCGATACGCTCACTATGGCATTACAAACTGGAGAATTTGATGCTGTCCAAGGGCTTCCTTATGCTAATTTAGATTTATTCCAAAATAATCCTGATTATCATGTGAGTTCAATAGCTACTTCTCGCTGTTTTTTTGCCCAAATAAACTATAATAATCCTATACTTCAAGATTATAATATTCGCAAAGCTATAGCTATGAGTTTAGATAAACAAGGTTTTACGCATAATCTACTCCAAGATAATGGCTCTATAGCCATTGGTGCTTTCCCAGATAATTTCACCTTTGGTGGCGACAAATTACAAACTGTAAATTACAATCCAATAGAAGCTAAAGAGCTATTAGCCCAAGCTGGCTGGGTAGATAATGATGGTGATGGCTATGTTGATAAAAATGGACAAAAACTCATACTTCGCTGGCTGACTTATCCTGGTCGCCAAGAATTGCCCTTGCTTGCAGAAATCGCTCAAGCCAATCTAAAAACTATCGGCATTGACTTAAAAATCAACAATACTATCAATCAACAAGAATTTTTAGCTAGTGGAAACTGGGATATCTATGCCAGTGCCTTTGTAACTGCACCGACTGGCGATCCAGAATATTTCTTCACTACACATTGTCTCCAAAATTCAGCCAAAAATCGTGGTAAATATTATAACGATAAATTAGAAATCTTAGCGCAAAAATTGCATAATGAATTCGATAGTCAAAAACGAGCTGACTTAGCAGTGCAGATGCAACAGATTTTATTAAATGATTATGGCTTTATCTTCGCTTCTCATTTAAAAATGTCTTTTGTCTCTAAGTCCAAGGTCATAAATTTTGTAGCTCATCCTAGTGATTATTATGAAATCACTGCCGATTTAGACTTTAAATAA
- the nikC gene encoding nickel transporter permease yields the protein MNTNFKFYLLTCAICILLFITILAPYIVPFDPYEQNLANTLQAPNTIHLLGTDKYGRDIFSRILIGAQTTIFSSLFLVIISSVFGSLIGVICGYFGKNLDNLLMRITDIFLAFPGIIFAIALVGILGGSIFNAILALSLISWPKFALLARSQTLVLKNSLFIKASIINGSSDFKIIYKHILPNILPILLTTATLNIGTMIMEIAGLSFLGLGAMPPSAEWGAMMSSGRIFLQIAPWMILAPAAAIFLTVLLFNLFADVLNDKLDPKQLS from the coding sequence ATGAATACTAATTTTAAATTTTATTTATTAACTTGTGCTATTTGCATTTTACTATTCATCACTATCCTAGCACCATATATTGTACCGTTTGATCCCTATGAACAAAACTTGGCCAATACACTACAAGCACCTAATACCATACACTTACTCGGTACGGATAAATATGGTCGCGATATCTTTTCTCGCATCTTAATTGGTGCTCAAACGACTATTTTTTCTTCATTATTTCTCGTCATTATATCAAGTGTTTTCGGTTCTTTAATCGGTGTTATCTGTGGTTATTTTGGCAAAAACTTAGACAATCTTTTAATGCGAATCACAGATATTTTTCTTGCTTTTCCGGGAATTATCTTTGCTATCGCTTTAGTTGGTATTTTAGGTGGTAGTATTTTCAATGCCATACTGGCACTTTCATTGATTTCCTGGCCCAAATTTGCACTGCTTGCTCGCAGTCAAACTTTAGTTTTAAAAAATTCTCTATTTATTAAAGCAAGCATTATCAATGGTTCTAGTGATTTCAAAATTATCTACAAACATATTTTACCTAATATATTACCCATTTTACTCACTACGGCCACTTTGAATATCGGTACTATGATTATGGAAATTGCTGGTCTATCTTTTTTAGGCTTAGGTGCTATGCCTCCATCAGCAGAATGGGGTGCCATGATGAGCAGTGGTCGTATTTTTTTACAAATTGCTCCATGGATGATTTTAGCTCCTGCTGCTGCTATTTTTCTCACAGTATTACTATTTAATCTATTTGCTGATGTACTTAATGATAAACTAGATCCTAAACAATTATCCTAA